AATCCTCCGATTGTTAAGTATCCTCATGTCGAGTTTATGAAGATCGACGATGGCTCTAACTTGACAATTAGTTTATGGGAAGTGAAACCACTTCAAAAATGTTATTGGCTTAGCCGAGAATTTCAAGCCCATTTAAAGAGCGTGGCACGACCCGCAGATAGTTTGGGTTGCACCACTTTTGATGCGATGGCCGCTCATGTTTGGAGGTCATGGGTCAAAGCACTAGACGTGAAGCCACTTGACTTCGGGTTACGATTAACTTTTTCAGTCAACGCTAGAACCAAGCTCAAAAACCCACCTCTAAAAGAGGGCTTTTACGGAAATGTGGTATGCATAGCGTGTGCCACTAGCACCGTGTCCGACCTTGTAAACGGGTCACTTCAAGATGTGACTCGTTTGGTTCGTGAGGCGCGATTAGGGGTTTCAGAAGAGTATTTAAGATCAACAATAGATTACGTTGCAACGGATAGACCAAATAAGCTTGAATTCGGGGGTAAGTTAACGATCACACAATGGACCCGGTTTTCAATGTACGAGTCTTCAGACTTTGGATGGGGTCAGGCCATTTACGTGGGCCCAATCGACTTGACTCCGACACCTCAAGTCTGTGTTCTCCTCCCAGAAGGGGTGGCTAATTCTAATGGTGCCATGGTGGTTTGCATTTGCTTGCCGGAGGTTGCTGCCAATAGATTCAAAGAATTATTGTTCTTGATGGATACATAGTATTTTTAGCATTTTATTGAAACATTTTGTATTTAAGAAGATATATAACTCCAGATTTATCtaatatattcatattcatattagcaTTTACACTTAACAGTACTACGGAGTATTAACAACTAAAGTATTTATCTCCCGATGCAATCACAACAATACTCCAATTTATCTAtattttgtaaattgtaggctTTTGCGCATAAGTGTATGAAACACACGTTGTTAGTTTATCAAAGAGTAGTCTCACCTAAAAAAACTCTTTTGGCCCAAAAAAAAAAAGTTACGTGTCAATACAATACAACAAGTGCAAACGATGAATCCTCCATCCTCCATGTCTTAtaaaattacatttttatttagAAACAGACAAGAAGTTAACCGGGTGGATTCAAAATTCAAAACCTAAAAAATGATGAAAGTAACATATGTCAACAAAATTATGTGACACTGGGGTAGATCTTTTCTTTCTTAACACTGATTAAGTTAACTTAAATATTTGTTTATTAATAAAATGATTGAATAAAAGCCATAAGAAAAATCAAGAATGAACTAGAAGTTTGACTCATTCTAAGCAGTCAGCTACAAGAAATCCAAGTTTGCAGTGGGCCCCATACTTAATGTCATTAAAGAGTCCAAAACGTGAATTCGTGTCAGCCTGTTAGTGCAGATGAGAACACCATGGCCCATACCCTTTTTCATTTTGATATTTTATTGTttagatttattttataaaatataaatataaataaagggATTGTAATAGGTTTTAGTTGAACGTTCTAAAAATTTATGAGTTTAAGTAATGTATCGAAACAATTTATAGTTTATATATAATGATGAAATATAGTAAAGATGTGTATTGATGATATAGGTGTGGGAGCGATCCTGGTCAGGGAAGGCTAAGACGGCGCCTCGCAATAATCAAGTGATTCCAATTTTCAAGGTTATAATTTATTCGATTAAGTTATCGGTTATAATTATTTTTTTCAGTATTCATTCACGcacataacttgaaaatgtaaaagCTAATACATATAGAAAATGTAAATACAATTTTTTAATTGAATGACTACGGAGTATGTTATAATTTCAGAGAGTTTGCTAAATATATTTATACCTGGGTTATTTacaaatattatttatacaaaaaaCGATCAAACATTACCCGTCAAACTCCTCTAaactacatgtttatatatatatatatatatatatatatatatatatatatatatatatatatatatatatatataatgttatttatgaaaaatgttaTCAGTAATTTGGGAGATGATATCTCCAACATTAGTTATACTTGTTCCATAATCATTACATGCATTTTTCCTAAATATCTCTTAATAAATTACAATAAAAAGTTTTAAATAATTTGTGTAAGTCTTTCATTAAGGGCGTTTTAAACAATTTGAGTGGAACAAGTAGTACTGATAGTGAAAATATCAATTCCGGTAATTTTTAGtcgtcatattttaaaattttataatattaCATGCTTTTTTTTAGACGTAGACTCAGTGGCGGAGCTTGAACGTTACAGTTAGAGAGGCGAAATTGTGTCTAATGTGTGATACGATTTTTTGCAAGAAAAAACGCTAACTTTGATGGCAAAGTTgcatattttatacacattttaggTGACAATATCGATCATGATTGTACATCATCTAAGTTAACTTCTTAAACTTTAGTTTAAAATTGATTTCAAGGTAAAAATGTCCAAGAGATATGAAAGAATCAAGTAGattgttgatgaaaataaaatatgcGCGCCTTCACCATTTTCGTCATATCTTCTTCATACGGACTCCGATTTAGTTGATTCAAAAGCTCAAACGTTCGTAACTCAAAGGACTACAAGATACCATTATTTACCGAAACTTTTGGAGGGGCGAGGGCCCCCTCCTGCCCTAATAAAGCTCCGCCCCTGCGTAGACTTTACAATTATTGTTGATTGTTACTCGGTATAAgaatattatacataataattaatatatatttatagaatttgaaataataaatactttAATTATACAATTTTGTTCACATATTAACCAAAATTACATTTATTTACTAAATCTAAATTTTAAATTCTAAATTACATGTGAAAAAGTGAGGGTAAAAAATGAATGGCATGATTGTAAATAGTTTTGAAAGGCATGTGCAATGAAGGATGAAGAAAAAGAAAGGAAGTCACTGGAGGCACAGAATCCCTACCACCAAAATACCGCTGGCCATCTCTTTCTAACACAATAACacaccattttcatttaatttttatttttaatatattcccaAAGACAAAAAATCAACATTTGTGAGAAAACAAAATTTAAATTCCTCCACAAATCAACCATCGAAAACCCTTACATTTTACATTACAATTTCTATATTTTTGTTCAATCCAATTAGGATATGCAGATCAAACAACTATCAGTGACGGCCTCATTTTGCCACTAATTTATCATCGATCCTTCTTCTTTAAGCTCAACGATAGGTGCGTTTACATTTTTCAACCATTTctacattattatttttttttcaatttttatttttctaGAAACTTCGTATTTGTAACAAATTTGGGGGAAAATGAAGTGGCCTGTATATCATTGGATTCTTCTTTCTGAGTTATTttgcatttatttatttatttttggtttTGGAAAATCTCAGATCTATTGGTAAGAACATGTCCTCTGCACTATTTTGTATCTATCTTCTATTTATATTTTTATCAGGCTATATATGtacaatattatatatttttttgtatatgACTATATATGGATGTATATTGCTATTAGAATTGAAATTGAtatgtatatacacacatacatgtaTGTTGATTTGTATaattttgcatatatatatatatatatatatatatatatatatatatatatatatatatatatatatatatatatatatatatatatatatatatatatatatatatatatattattttttttcttttcttgttaTGATTGTTTGGAAGATAATATTTGAAAGGTGATTTACATGTTATGTTAATGGTAGTCTACTCGAGCTAAACATGATTCTTGTTTGATTGTAACTACTTTTGGATTTAACATGTTAATAAAAAGAGCCCTAGCCATTTCATAAGATACTGTGTCTTTTAATAACGCCTGCGTTGGTAATTCGATAATAAATCATAACTAAAACTATGCATTACTAGAACTACTTGTAGCTCACCTCGTCGGGCCATTCTAACTAGTAATTAGATGTTTGCAAGAGCATGCATAGATTATAAGAAGTAATTCGTTGTTTACCGAATAATTTTGTTTGTCGTGCAGGGTATAGTTTGTTCATTTATCAGCTTCGGTGAGCCTGTTTAGGGCCATTTAACTTTGGATTCTGACATTTGGAATTTATCAGTCATGGTTGCTACGGCTGCCACTGCTTCGCTGTTTCCGATTTCTTCCCCGCAATCTGACTCTGGTGCCAAGAATGCTGGTAATTACGGAAATGGGCCGGGTAGCGTTGATGTGCGTGGAATCAAGACAAAAAAATCTGCATCTTCTGGTTTACAAGTTAAGACTAATGCACAAGCTCCGACGAAGGTTAATGGTACTCGAGTAGGTGTCATGGATGGTCTCAAAACTGATGATAATTCGTCGAATGCCCCGAGGACTTTTATCAACCAATTGCCTGATTGGAGTATGCTTCTTGCTGCTATCACTACTATTTTCTTGGCAGCTGAAAAGCAATGGATGATGCTCGATTGGAAGACTAAGCGTCCGGATATGCTTGTAGATCTGGATCCGTTTGGTTTCGGGAGAATTGTTGAGGATGGATTTGTGTTTCGTCAAAACTTTTCTATAAGATCGTATGAAATAGGGGCTGATCGAACTGCATCGGTTGAGACGTTAATGAATCATTTGCAGGTATGGGCTAGTTTTGTAATCATAAGCTTAAAGGAAATGTATTTGCACTGTTACTAAAACAAAATGTTTATTGGTTTTGTAGGAAACGGCTCTTAATCATGTTAAAAATGCTGGACTTTTGGGTGACGGATTTGGTTCAACGCCCGAGATGTGTAAGAAGAATCTATTTTGGGTGGTCACAAAGATGCAAGTGCTGGTGGAACGTTATCCGACTTGGTAAGCCATTCATATATATGTGATATTTGTTGCATGAAAAGTGTTAACATTATAACAATTAGAATATAATTTGTTATTCTGATTTACTTATTTTCTCACAAATAAATTTATTTCAGGGGTGATGTGGTCCAAGTAGATACTTGGGTAGCTGCTTCTGGGAAAAACGGTATGCGTCGTGATTGGCTGATTCGTGATTGCAAAACAGGCGAGATATTAACAAGGGCATCAAGGTTGAAACTTTTTATTAGAAAACTATCTATTTTACTGTTTGGTTATAATTATTTTAGCTCTCGAGTTACTCATGAAATATTATAAAATTCGGCTCTCGGTCCATAACAGGACGTGACTGAGTTTTTCAAGCATTTCTTTTCCATCTGTCATACTGTACAAGTCATTATGTATCTATACTTTTACAAAGTATAAATGTCGAGTTTGTAATCGGTTTACGTCCATTTTGGGACCGAACCCATTTAGATTGGCGTTTTAACAAAAACTCGTGAATGTTATGCTATGTTGAATTGTTGATTATTGAACCCACAGTTAACTATCTAAGAGTgaggttgtttgtttgtttatacaTTGCAGTAACTGGGTCATGATGAATAAGGTTACAAGAAGGTTATCGAAAATTCCTGATGAAGTTCGAGCTGAAATTGAACAATACTTTGTCGACACTCCTCCTGTTGTCGATGACGACAACATAAAATTGCCAAAACTTGATGTCAACACTGCTGATCATGTTCGCAGTGGCTTAACTGTAAGTTTCATCTTTCCATAAAGGTCAAGTCTTTTTATGAATGATAGAAATCATATCTCTAGGTGTAATAATGAACTTTTGAATGGTTTGTTTTTTTTTTAGCCAAAGTGGAGTGATTTGGATGTCAACCAGCATGTTAACAATGTGAAGTACGTTGGCTGGGTCCTTGAGGTAAATCTTAATCTATTTTAGAATAAGTCAGGTGGTTGACCCTGAACTGAGTCGACTCATTATGAATAAATTCATGCTATAAAGTTTCATTAGACTGCTAAATGTGCACGTTTAGCAGATGCAAGCTGTGCTGGGTTGACCTGGAACATCTTTATACTTAAGATTAAAACGCTTACAACTAATTAGTGTCTCAAATATGAATAAAGAATTATGATACACTTCATTGACAATCATCCATTCTTAAATGGTGGTTGAAATTGCAactttaataattttatttaaatttttaTCCGATTATTATCGCAGAGTGCTCCACAACATGTGGTGGAAAACTATGAGCTTGCAAGCTTCACACTCGAGTATCGTCGTGAGTGTATGAAGGACAGTGTGTTGCAGTCACTCACTTCCTTATTGGGTGAAGTTAATGGAGCCACTGCTGACCCGAACCATGTTGACTGTCAGCATCTGCTTCGACTAGAAGACAGTGGTGGTGAGATTGTGAAAGGAAGAACCAAATGGAGGCCCAAATATGCGAACAGGTTCAGGAGCATCGATCACTTACCAACTCAAAGTGGCTAATGGGCTCGTTTTATAGGGTAAATGGCATTATGTTCATTTTGCTACTTGTGCTTCTTGCAAACTAGTATTTGCAATGTTTTGACCTCtcatcatcatctatatatatatttcattctaCATTGTTTGTATGTTCTTTTTTTTTAGTCCCATTTTAGTTTAAGAATGGAGAGAAGTGTAAACCTATTGTAAGTAAAGCACTGTCTGCACACACTCTCTTCTCTATGTTACCCCCCTTTTACGGATTTACTAATGTCGATGTTGCTATTCTTTATTATTTATAACCAAATATCGTTTTGTTGCGGGTTTATGTTGGATTGATGATTCCATTTGTTCAGGAAGCACAAGTGGTTTTCTAGTTTTCGTTGATTGAATTGGTTCGGCGATTACTTGTTTGTTGCATTTTTACTTCTGATATTGTTGCATATCAGTGATTGACTTGTTTGTTTTCGCTCGAATCAAAATGTACTCATTTTCTAGGTTAGGGATTTCATTACTAATGGATTGCATGATAATAAAATTAACTTCTATTCGAGGTTTAAAAAGATGGAAAAAGGTGCAAACCTACTTGTGTCTTAACTGCAACTACGAAAAGTCAAATTAATGTCATCCATATATTATTAGGCTTTTAAGTTATGTTGATGGGTTAACTAACACCGGCAAAATATTAATTTCTATTCAATAGCCAATGAAAAAATGTGTACTACAATAATGATAGTTAACTGTGCATTTAATATATCATGTTTAATTTCTATCCAATAGCCAATGAAAAAAATGTGTACTACAATAATGATAGTTAACTGTGCAtttaatatattatgtattatTGTAAGTAACTGTATCCTAAATTAATAAGAGATTTTGGTTTCAACATATAGTTTAATACTCGATAAATTATTATctctataaaattaataatttttccgGTCATAACTTGGACTAGTACAAAATTAGACGCCAAtcgataaaataatataataattttttttaaatttcaatgtaaatatattggtcccagcaaaactataaattaataattactaaaatttTCTAAAGTCTCTAGGAAAAAATAATCTATAGtcgcttgttttttttttttttttttttttttttttttgaacttcaAATCTATATTGAGTTCATCCTTAAATCTCCTCATTGCAATTAAGAGTCGAGGCATTGTATTCTCGTATTGCAACAAAAAGTTGTGAATAGTTGTTGCCGCTTGCAATGCTTCTTTCCGAGTGATCTGTTCCGAAGGTCCTCGATGCATTAATTTGAGAGTTGCTCAAAAATATAAGCtaattttttaaattaataatttattattttatcgatataataatatctCG
This genomic window from Rutidosis leptorrhynchoides isolate AG116_Rl617_1_P2 chromosome 2, CSIRO_AGI_Rlap_v1, whole genome shotgun sequence contains:
- the LOC139890529 gene encoding palmitoyl-acyl carrier protein thioesterase, chloroplastic-like → MVATAATASLFPISSPQSDSGAKNAGNYGNGPGSVDVRGIKTKKSASSGLQVKTNAQAPTKVNGTRVGVMDGLKTDDNSSNAPRTFINQLPDWSMLLAAITTIFLAAEKQWMMLDWKTKRPDMLVDLDPFGFGRIVEDGFVFRQNFSIRSYEIGADRTASVETLMNHLQETALNHVKNAGLLGDGFGSTPEMCKKNLFWVVTKMQVLVERYPTWGDVVQVDTWVAASGKNGMRRDWLIRDCKTGEILTRASSNWVMMNKVTRRLSKIPDEVRAEIEQYFVDTPPVVDDDNIKLPKLDVNTADHVRSGLTPKWSDLDVNQHVNNVKYVGWVLESAPQHVVENYELASFTLEYRRECMKDSVLQSLTSLLGEVNGATADPNHVDCQHLLRLEDSGGEIVKGRTKWRPKYANRFRSIDHLPTQSG
- the LOC139890528 gene encoding omega-hydroxypalmitate O-feruloyl transferase, with the protein product MALPSSWVQECHFPALNIPISIDRSFPIFPEGPIKAQDGDTLYLSNLDDIIGARVFTPTVYFYNATCSSFDDVVGILRDALAKVLVPYYPFSGRLRATENGKLEVFFGPNQGALMVQAHTELSLEHLGDLNVPNPAWSNLVYKFPDEGDYKVIDMPLLIAQVTRFSCGGFSLGLRICHCICDGLGAMQFLGAWASTAKMGSLMVDPNPCWDREIFAPRNPPIVKYPHVEFMKIDDGSNLTISLWEVKPLQKCYWLSREFQAHLKSVARPADSLGCTTFDAMAAHVWRSWVKALDVKPLDFGLRLTFSVNARTKLKNPPLKEGFYGNVVCIACATSTVSDLVNGSLQDVTRLVREARLGVSEEYLRSTIDYVATDRPNKLEFGGKLTITQWTRFSMYESSDFGWGQAIYVGPIDLTPTPQVCVLLPEGVANSNGAMVVCICLPEVAANRFKELLFLMDT